The Allocatelliglobosispora scoriae genome contains a region encoding:
- a CDS encoding GcvT family protein, whose protein sequence is MSAPTSPLPSRARVVVVGGGIIGTSVAYHLAKLGWQDVVVLERDRLTSGTTWHAAGLMVTFGSLSETSTEMRKYSRDLYASLEAETGLATGLRQCGFIEVATDPGRLEEYRRVSAFNRLCGVDVQEISPREVQELFPLAEVDDVLAGFYVADDGRVNPVDVTMSLAKGARMRGVKIIEGVAATGVLTHRGTVTGVRTPYGDIEAEYVVNCAGMWARQFGEVAGVNIPLQAAEHYYLITEPIEGVSAELPVLEDPSSYGYYREEGSGLMIGLFEAVCAPWKVDGIPADFSFGELPPDWDRMGPYLEKAMARVPISFDRGVRKFFCGPESFTPDLAPIVGEAPELRNYFVAAGLNSIGILTGGGMGRAVAQWIVDGRPDVDVTGINIDRLHSYQRNPEYRATRTVESLGMVYACHYPGRSMQSARGAKLSPLHHRLAGQRAYFKDVSGWESPDWYAPEGVEPRVEELSWDRQNWFGHWEAEHRAAREGVIAMDMSFMSKFLVQGRDAGRELELLSANRVDGEPGMITYTQWLNEGGTIEADLTVTKLDDDRFWVVASDTAHRHAETRMRRQFGDSHAFVTDVTSGYAQLNIQGPRSRELLAAVTSVDMSHEAFPFRAAREIDLGFARVLCIRITYLGELGYELYIPAEQAVHVYDRIVEAGRAVGLKHAGLKALGSLRLEKGYRDYGHDIDNTDSVLDAGLGFAVALDKPGGFIGRDAVVAQKARGPLTKRLLQILVTDPKPLMFHAEVVRRDGVAVGYLRAASYGFTLGGSVGLAMVDAGEPLDQAWIDAGSWTVEIAGTDYPAVASLRPLYDPTNARIKQ, encoded by the coding sequence ATGAGCGCACCCACCAGTCCGCTGCCCTCCCGGGCCCGCGTCGTCGTGGTCGGCGGTGGCATCATCGGCACCTCGGTCGCCTATCACCTGGCGAAGCTGGGCTGGCAGGACGTGGTGGTGCTGGAGCGCGACCGGCTGACCTCGGGCACCACCTGGCATGCCGCCGGGCTCATGGTCACCTTCGGCTCGCTCTCGGAGACCTCCACCGAGATGCGCAAATACAGCCGGGACCTCTACGCGTCGCTGGAGGCCGAGACGGGCCTCGCGACCGGGCTGCGGCAGTGCGGGTTCATCGAGGTCGCGACCGACCCGGGCCGTCTGGAGGAGTACCGCCGGGTCTCCGCCTTCAACCGGCTCTGCGGCGTCGACGTGCAGGAAATCTCCCCCCGCGAGGTGCAGGAGCTCTTCCCGCTCGCCGAGGTCGATGACGTGCTGGCCGGCTTCTACGTCGCCGACGACGGCCGGGTCAACCCCGTCGACGTGACGATGTCGCTGGCGAAGGGCGCCCGCATGCGGGGCGTGAAGATCATCGAGGGGGTCGCGGCCACCGGCGTCCTCACCCATCGGGGCACAGTCACGGGGGTACGCACACCGTACGGCGACATCGAGGCGGAATACGTCGTCAACTGCGCCGGGATGTGGGCCCGTCAGTTCGGGGAAGTCGCCGGGGTCAACATCCCGTTGCAGGCGGCCGAGCACTACTACCTGATCACCGAGCCGATCGAGGGTGTCAGCGCGGAGCTGCCGGTGCTGGAGGATCCGTCCTCCTACGGCTATTACCGCGAGGAGGGGTCCGGGCTGATGATCGGCCTCTTCGAGGCGGTCTGCGCACCCTGGAAGGTCGACGGGATCCCGGCCGACTTCTCCTTCGGCGAGCTGCCGCCCGACTGGGACCGGATGGGCCCCTACCTGGAGAAGGCGATGGCCCGGGTGCCGATCTCCTTCGATCGCGGGGTGCGCAAATTCTTCTGCGGACCGGAGAGCTTCACCCCCGACCTCGCCCCGATCGTCGGGGAGGCACCAGAGCTGCGCAACTACTTCGTCGCGGCCGGGCTCAACTCCATCGGCATCCTCACCGGCGGCGGCATGGGCCGGGCGGTGGCGCAGTGGATCGTCGACGGCCGCCCGGATGTCGACGTGACGGGCATCAACATCGACCGGCTGCACAGCTACCAGCGCAATCCGGAGTACCGCGCCACGCGTACCGTCGAGTCCTTGGGCATGGTTTATGCGTGCCACTATCCGGGACGGTCGATGCAGAGCGCGCGCGGCGCGAAGCTGTCGCCCCTGCACCACCGCCTCGCCGGGCAGCGCGCCTACTTCAAGGATGTCAGCGGTTGGGAGAGTCCCGACTGGTACGCCCCCGAGGGCGTCGAGCCGCGCGTCGAGGAGCTGTCGTGGGACCGGCAGAACTGGTTCGGCCACTGGGAGGCCGAGCACCGCGCGGCGCGCGAGGGCGTCATCGCGATGGACATGTCGTTCATGTCGAAGTTCCTGGTCCAGGGCCGAGACGCGGGACGTGAGCTGGAGCTGCTCTCGGCCAACCGGGTCGACGGCGAGCCGGGGATGATCACTTATACCCAGTGGCTCAACGAGGGCGGCACGATCGAGGCCGACCTGACGGTGACCAAGCTCGACGACGACCGGTTCTGGGTCGTCGCCTCCGACACCGCGCACCGGCACGCCGAGACGCGGATGCGGCGGCAGTTCGGGGACTCGCACGCGTTCGTGACCGACGTGACCTCCGGGTATGCGCAGCTCAACATCCAGGGACCCCGGTCGCGGGAGCTGCTCGCGGCGGTGACGAGCGTCGACATGTCCCACGAGGCCTTCCCGTTCCGGGCGGCGCGGGAGATCGATCTCGGCTTCGCGCGGGTGCTCTGCATCCGGATCACCTACCTGGGTGAGCTGGGCTACGAGCTCTACATCCCCGCGGAGCAGGCGGTGCACGTCTATGACCGGATCGTCGAGGCCGGTCGCGCGGTGGGCCTGAAGCACGCGGGTCTGAAGGCGTTGGGCAGCCTGCGCCTGGAGAAGGGGTACCGCGACTACGGCCACGACATCGACAACACCGACTCGGTGCTCGACGCGGGGCTCGGGTTCGCGGTCGCGCTCGACAAGCCGGGCGGGTTCATCGGGCGCGACGCGGTGGTGGCGCAGAAGGCACGCGGGCCGCTCACGAAGCGGCTACTGCAGATCCTCGTCACCGACCCGAAGCCGCTGATGTTCCACGCGGAGGTGGTGCGGCGCGACGGGGTGGCGGTGGGCTATCTGCGGGCGGCGTCCTACGGGTTCACGCTGGGTGGATCGGTCGGACTGGCGATGGTCGACGCGGGGGAGCCGCTCGACCAGGCCTGGATCGACGCGGGTTCGTGGACGGTGGAGATCGCGGGGACGGACTACCCGGCGGTCGCGTCACTGCGCCCCCTCTACGACCCGACGAACGCCCGCATCAAGCAGTAG
- a CDS encoding MarR family winged helix-turn-helix transcriptional regulator: MRPELQGQALRELSILHQLTTTRLNRALRPLGITMTHTSLLFHLMSTPEGTSIGEIADAMEVNQPAVSKTVKALVDQGAVTVESAPDDARRRVVKLTQTGGELLTRAMMAMHPDATLAFEPLDDDRLRGLIGLIAELNAHLDAARDAR; encoded by the coding sequence ATGCGACCGGAGCTGCAGGGACAGGCGTTACGGGAGCTGTCGATCCTGCATCAGCTCACGACCACTCGACTCAACCGCGCGTTGCGTCCCCTCGGCATCACGATGACCCACACCAGCCTGCTCTTCCACCTGATGAGCACGCCGGAGGGCACCTCGATCGGCGAGATCGCCGACGCCATGGAGGTCAATCAGCCGGCCGTCTCCAAGACGGTCAAGGCGCTCGTCGACCAGGGCGCCGTCACCGTCGAGTCGGCACCCGACGACGCCCGGCGGCGGGTCGTCAAGCTCACTCAGACCGGTGGCGAGCTGCTCACTCGGGCGATGATGGCGATGCACCCCGACGCGACCCTGGCCTTCGAGCCGCTCGACGACGACCGCCTGCGCGGACTGATCGGCCTCATCGCCGAGCTCAACGCGCATCTGGATGCCGCCCGAGACGCGCGATAG
- a CDS encoding L,D-transpeptidase: protein MPAEHPNSTWTRRRALTALGLVGAGLAGLSACTDDDEPGTPGQPGSSAGGDSPAGPPPKASVTITAPAADAKDVPAGVEIVFSAKDAVKTEVVLTDASGATVEGAMHPDGTGWMPGKTLAYGATYTAKVTATGDDNRPAEATATFTTMAKPSKTINFSSFLADGAVVGVGMPMIIRLSESIDSTADRAAVQRRMQVRTEPAQEGIWTWYSGKEMHWRPKEFWKAGTKIFVDVRMGGVKVGDSYGKVDLTLDCSTGSALVMTVDDKAKPKVMTVVKDGVILRRIPVSLGRATMPSSSGTMVIIERLAKTVFDTRTDPNPANRYVTPIDYAQRLTWGGEFIHSAPWSVGDQGKRNVSHGCINMSAANAKWLFSITRVGDPVTIKGTPRKLEWNNGWTDWDRPWEDYVKGSAIPYVAPAPTTPDPSASPAVSPSATPTA, encoded by the coding sequence ATGCCAGCCGAACACCCGAACAGCACCTGGACCCGCCGCCGCGCGTTGACCGCGCTCGGCCTCGTCGGCGCCGGTCTCGCGGGCCTCTCGGCCTGCACCGACGACGACGAGCCGGGCACGCCGGGCCAGCCCGGATCCAGCGCGGGCGGCGACAGCCCCGCCGGTCCGCCGCCCAAGGCGAGCGTGACGATCACGGCCCCCGCCGCGGACGCCAAGGACGTGCCAGCCGGTGTCGAGATCGTCTTCTCGGCCAAGGACGCGGTCAAGACCGAGGTCGTGCTCACCGACGCATCGGGCGCCACAGTGGAGGGTGCGATGCACCCCGACGGCACCGGGTGGATGCCGGGCAAGACGCTCGCCTACGGCGCCACCTACACGGCGAAGGTCACCGCGACCGGCGACGACAACCGACCCGCCGAGGCGACCGCGACCTTCACCACGATGGCGAAGCCGTCCAAGACGATCAACTTCAGCAGCTTCCTCGCCGACGGCGCGGTCGTCGGCGTCGGCATGCCGATGATCATCCGGCTGAGCGAGAGCATCGACTCCACCGCCGACCGGGCCGCCGTGCAGCGCCGCATGCAGGTGCGCACCGAGCCCGCCCAGGAAGGCATCTGGACGTGGTACAGCGGCAAGGAGATGCACTGGCGCCCGAAGGAGTTCTGGAAGGCCGGCACGAAGATCTTCGTCGACGTCCGGATGGGCGGCGTCAAGGTCGGCGACTCCTACGGCAAGGTCGACCTCACCCTCGACTGCAGCACCGGCTCGGCCCTCGTCATGACCGTCGACGACAAGGCGAAGCCCAAGGTGATGACCGTCGTCAAGGACGGCGTGATCCTGCGCCGGATCCCGGTCAGCCTCGGCCGGGCGACGATGCCCTCATCCAGCGGCACCATGGTCATCATCGAGCGGCTCGCGAAGACCGTCTTCGACACCCGGACGGATCCCAACCCCGCGAACCGCTACGTCACCCCCATCGACTACGCCCAGCGGCTCACCTGGGGCGGCGAGTTCATCCACTCGGCGCCGTGGTCCGTCGGCGACCAGGGCAAGCGCAACGTGTCGCACGGCTGCATCAACATGTCGGCCGCCAACGCGAAGTGGCTGTTCAGCATCACCCGCGTGGGCGACCCGGTGACGATCAAGGGCACGCCGCGCAAGCTGGAATGGAACAACGGCTGGACCGACTGGGACCGCCCGTGGGAGGACTACGTCAAGGGCAGCGCCATTCCCTATGTCGCGCCCGCGCCGACGACACCCGACCCGTCGGCTTCACCGGCCGTCTCGCCGTCGGCGACGCCCACCGCCTGA
- a CDS encoding RlpA-like double-psi beta-barrel domain-containing protein, giving the protein MALYGEMSWFCCGSSWGPCGTAGHGACGTCNSGSMQHAWPNTSDACLAITHPEACGEPLARRGCGFTHYTTNRCNGKRVATRIADCGPQTDLFCGERTCCGSVCGSNRIIDLTPAAFSAIASLSGGLRPVLIEA; this is encoded by the coding sequence ATGGCGCTATACGGTGAAATGTCATGGTTCTGCTGCGGCAGTTCCTGGGGACCCTGCGGCACGGCCGGGCACGGTGCCTGCGGCACCTGCAACTCCGGCAGCATGCAGCACGCCTGGCCCAACACCTCCGACGCCTGCCTGGCGATCACCCACCCCGAGGCCTGCGGCGAGCCCCTCGCCCGGCGCGGCTGCGGATTCACCCACTACACGACCAACCGGTGCAACGGGAAGCGCGTCGCTACCCGCATCGCCGACTGCGGCCCGCAGACGGACCTCTTCTGCGGCGAGCGCACCTGCTGCGGCTCGGTCTGCGGTTCCAACCGCATCATCGACCTCACCCCGGCGGCGTTCAGCGCGATCGCCAGCCTCTCCGGCGGGCTCCGGCCCGTCCTGATCGAGGCGTGA
- a CDS encoding cell wall protein — protein MDTPMDRRRMLSAAALGTTAALVGATAFGSLAPEAAFAATGPAAGPATAPDLDAPDPNFAEGRITGIAGTTLLVTGSDKTLWRIRVTNGSSIWKLRPTTFDRIAVGDGLYARGARLADGSLAADSIWVNIVNLQVHIAAIGRNVVHFDHKGRRIVGHVVPGTSAAVYNSTPAIGDLSLLKVGAHIQVLGAWLPDTNEIEIATVYAAA, from the coding sequence GTGGACACACCGATGGACCGCCGCCGCATGCTCAGCGCAGCCGCCCTGGGCACCACCGCCGCCCTGGTCGGAGCCACCGCGTTCGGCTCGCTCGCCCCCGAGGCGGCCTTCGCCGCAACGGGACCCGCAGCAGGGCCCGCAACCGCACCCGACCTCGACGCGCCCGACCCCAACTTCGCCGAGGGCCGCATCACCGGCATCGCCGGAACGACCCTGCTCGTCACCGGCTCCGACAAGACCCTGTGGCGGATCAGGGTCACCAACGGGTCGAGCATCTGGAAGCTGCGCCCCACCACCTTCGACCGCATCGCCGTCGGCGACGGCCTCTACGCCCGGGGAGCCCGGCTCGCCGACGGCTCGCTCGCCGCGGACTCGATCTGGGTCAACATCGTCAACCTGCAGGTGCACATCGCCGCCATCGGCCGCAACGTCGTGCACTTCGACCACAAGGGACGCCGCATCGTCGGCCACGTCGTGCCCGGCACCTCGGCGGCCGTCTACAACAGCACCCCCGCCATCGGGGACCTGTCGCTGCTCAAGGTCGGCGCCCACATCCAGGTCCTCGGCGCCTGGCTGCCCGACACCAACGAGATCGAGATCGCCACCGTCTACGCGGCCGCGTGA
- a CDS encoding MauE/DoxX family redox-associated membrane protein — MPLWVASVQPLLIAAVLLWAGVGKLAGRQSADAARRSALAQLLGPERAVPAYTLVGFVEVALGAALALPPAPRAEAAVAAALHVGFLAYLGYAKVAAPESSCGCLSAQRAPVRWRGFARAGLLLLAALAALTTTEFWLAAATEHPLAATVLLLAEAAAVVALSAELDGYWLVPLRRLKVRLTHPLPTGSFEVPIASTVEQLHRSGVYRRIADLIESDVREHWDEGEWRIVCFTARYQGRVGSAVFAVPRLSYQPGAVRVAIVDEETREVLLSLNPIPDPVAEAGWPVPAPA; from the coding sequence ATGCCGCTGTGGGTCGCGTCCGTCCAACCCCTTCTCATCGCCGCCGTGCTGCTCTGGGCAGGCGTCGGCAAGCTCGCCGGTCGGCAGTCGGCCGACGCGGCCCGCAGGTCCGCGCTGGCACAGCTCCTCGGTCCGGAGCGGGCCGTTCCGGCGTACACCCTGGTGGGTTTCGTGGAGGTCGCGCTGGGCGCGGCCCTCGCGCTGCCGCCGGCACCGCGGGCCGAGGCCGCCGTCGCCGCGGCGCTGCACGTCGGCTTTCTCGCCTATCTCGGGTACGCCAAAGTCGCCGCACCCGAATCGTCCTGCGGCTGCCTCAGCGCCCAGCGAGCGCCGGTGCGCTGGCGGGGCTTCGCCCGGGCCGGCCTGCTCCTGCTCGCCGCCCTGGCAGCCTTGACCACGACGGAGTTCTGGCTGGCGGCGGCGACCGAGCACCCGCTCGCCGCGACGGTTCTGCTGCTCGCCGAGGCCGCCGCGGTCGTGGCCCTCTCGGCCGAGCTGGACGGCTACTGGCTGGTGCCGCTGCGGCGACTGAAGGTCCGGCTGACCCATCCGCTGCCGACCGGATCCTTCGAGGTGCCGATCGCCTCGACGGTCGAGCAGCTTCACCGCAGCGGGGTCTACCGCCGCATCGCCGACCTCATCGAGTCCGACGTGCGCGAGCACTGGGACGAGGGCGAGTGGCGGATCGTCTGCTTCACCGCCCGCTACCAGGGGCGGGTCGGTTCGGCGGTCTTCGCCGTGCCGAGGCTGAGCTACCAGCCGGGCGCGGTCCGGGTGGCGATCGTCGACGAGGAGACCCGCGAGGTCCTGCTCTCCCTCAACCCGATCCCCGATCCGGTGGCGGAGGCCGGCTGGCCGGTCCCCGCACCCGCCTGA
- a CDS encoding DUF952 domain-containing protein, with translation MSAIVYKLLTTAEWAQARQDGVYTGSALDRTDGFIHFSTADQVAETAARYFVGAPPLTLLAVDPERVEAELRWEPSRGGALFPHLYADLPLAAVFAAGELPIEAAITADGLSAAVTDLVAHLSSSQA, from the coding sequence ATGTCTGCGATCGTTTACAAGCTGCTCACCACCGCCGAGTGGGCGCAAGCCCGCCAGGACGGCGTCTACACGGGCTCGGCACTCGACCGCACCGATGGTTTCATCCACTTCTCCACCGCCGACCAGGTGGCGGAGACGGCAGCACGGTATTTCGTCGGCGCACCGCCGCTGACGCTGCTCGCGGTCGACCCCGAGCGCGTCGAGGCGGAGCTGCGCTGGGAGCCCTCGCGCGGCGGCGCGCTCTTCCCGCACCTCTACGCCGACCTGCCGCTCGCAGCGGTCTTCGCCGCCGGGGAGCTGCCGATCGAGGCCGCGATCACGGCGGACGGGCTGTCCGCCGCGGTCACCGACCTCGTCGCACATCTGTCCAGCTCACAGGCATGA
- the dinB gene encoding DNA polymerase IV, with the protein MRDLACILHADLDAFYASVEQRDDPRLRGRPVIVGSGVVLAASYEAKRRGVRTAMSGRAARQLCPDAITVPPRMSAYSEASRAVFEVFRDTTPLVEGVSIDEAFLDVGGLHRIAGTPTEIATRLRIEVQRRVGLPITVGVARTKFLAKVASQVAKPDGLLVVPVEGELAFLHPLPVELLWGVGRVTAEKLRERGIRTVGHVARVGEAALIAILGPGAGRHLDALAHNRDPRPVQTGKRRGSIGAQRAMWRGRHTAEEIDATLMGLVDRVTRRMRSAQRPGRTVTLRLRFDDFTRATRSQTLLRPTLQTETVLAVARRLVDSVRELIETRGLTLVGISVGNLDNRGFEQLALPFSADPALLDGALDSIRDRFGSAAVTRGALLGRDPGLTMPMLPD; encoded by the coding sequence ATGCGTGACCTGGCCTGCATCCTGCACGCCGACCTCGACGCGTTCTACGCCTCGGTCGAGCAGCGTGACGACCCGCGCCTGCGCGGCAGGCCGGTCATCGTCGGCTCCGGCGTGGTGCTCGCCGCGAGCTACGAGGCGAAGCGCCGCGGTGTCCGCACCGCCATGAGCGGCCGGGCCGCCCGGCAGCTCTGCCCCGACGCGATCACCGTGCCGCCGCGGATGTCGGCCTACAGCGAGGCGAGCAGGGCCGTCTTCGAGGTCTTCCGCGACACCACCCCGCTCGTCGAGGGCGTCTCCATCGACGAGGCGTTCCTCGACGTCGGCGGCCTGCACCGCATCGCCGGGACGCCGACCGAGATCGCCACCCGTCTGCGCATCGAGGTGCAGCGCCGGGTCGGGCTGCCGATCACCGTGGGCGTGGCCCGGACCAAATTCCTCGCCAAGGTCGCCAGCCAGGTCGCCAAACCCGACGGGCTGCTCGTCGTGCCGGTCGAGGGCGAGCTCGCCTTCCTGCACCCGCTCCCGGTCGAGCTCCTCTGGGGCGTCGGCAGGGTCACCGCCGAGAAGCTGCGCGAACGCGGCATCCGCACCGTCGGCCACGTCGCCCGGGTCGGCGAAGCGGCCCTGATCGCGATCCTCGGCCCCGGCGCCGGACGCCACCTCGACGCGCTCGCCCACAACCGCGACCCGCGCCCCGTGCAGACCGGCAAGCGGCGTGGCTCCATCGGTGCCCAGCGGGCGATGTGGCGGGGACGGCACACCGCCGAGGAGATCGACGCGACCCTCATGGGTCTGGTGGACCGGGTCACCCGGCGGATGCGCAGCGCGCAGCGGCCGGGCCGGACGGTCACGCTGCGGCTGCGGTTCGACGACTTCACCCGGGCGACCCGTTCGCAGACCCTGCTGCGGCCGACGCTGCAGACCGAGACGGTCCTCGCGGTGGCGCGGAGGCTCGTCGACTCCGTCCGCGAGCTGATCGAGACCCGCGGCCTCACCCTGGTCGGGATCTCCGTGGGCAACCTCGACAACCGGGGCTTCGAACAGCTCGCGCTCCCCTTCAGCGCCGACCCGGCCCTGCTCGACGGTGCGCTGGACTCGATCCGGGACCGGTTCGGCTCGGCGGCGGTGACCCGCGGCGCCCTGCTCGGCCGCGACCCCGGCCTGACGATGCCGATGCTCCCGGACTGA
- a CDS encoding glycosyl hydrolase family 18 protein encodes MKRALLVLSLVLGSITVVAQPASAAELAINGGFETGSLSPWSCSGNLGSVVSSPVKSGTKALAAAASASDNAQCTQTISVVSGTAYTLSGWFSGAYTYLGVTGGTSTWTPGGSSYTQLSLTFTATSSSVQIYTHGWYGQGTYYADDISLQGPGGSGTPGSPGTLTSNGQTASSINLTWGASSGTVTGYRVYEGTTQRAQVTGTTASITGLATCSSHTYTVKAYNGVGESTASNPVTVSTTGCVGVPGTPGTLSSTGTTASSISLSWGASSGTVTGYRVYEGSTQVATGTGTTATVSGLGACTTHTYTVKAYNSGGESAASNAVTASTTGCTTTPGAPTNLTVGTVTNTSIALSWGAASGTVTGYRVYEGGTQVAQVTGTSATISGLGTCTSHTYTVKAYNANGEGPASSAASGSTTGCTGGGNKLMGYFVEWGVYQRQYFAKNIQTSGSASKLTHINYAFGNVTNGACQIGDAYADYDMAYTTANSVDGVADTWDAGALRGSFNQLRKLKRLNPNLKILWSFGGWTWSGGFGQAAQNPTAFANSCYNLVEDPRWADVFDGIDIDWEYPNACGLSCDSSGAAAFKNVMQALRTRFGSSYLVTAAITADGSSGGKIDAADYGPAAAYVDWYNVMTYDFFGAFAAQGPTAPHSPLNCYSGIPQAGFCTEAAIAKLKSKGVPGSKLLPGIGFYGRGWTGVTQTAPGGTATGAAPGTYEAGIEDYKVLKNTCPPTATFAGTSYAKCGSNWWSYDTPATIASKMSWSKSQGLGGAFFWELTGDTTNGELITAMKNGLN; translated from the coding sequence ATGAAACGTGCTCTTCTGGTGCTGTCGCTCGTCCTCGGCAGCATCACCGTCGTCGCCCAACCGGCGTCGGCAGCGGAACTAGCCATCAACGGTGGCTTCGAGACCGGGTCCCTGTCGCCCTGGTCCTGCTCCGGCAACCTGGGAAGCGTCGTCTCCAGCCCGGTCAAGAGCGGCACGAAGGCCCTGGCCGCCGCCGCGTCGGCGTCCGACAACGCCCAGTGCACGCAGACGATCTCGGTCGTCTCGGGTACCGCCTACACGCTCTCCGGCTGGTTCAGCGGCGCCTACACCTACCTCGGTGTCACCGGCGGCACCTCCACCTGGACGCCCGGCGGGTCGAGCTACACCCAGCTCTCGCTCACCTTCACCGCCACCAGCTCCAGCGTGCAGATCTACACCCACGGCTGGTACGGGCAGGGCACCTACTACGCCGACGACATCTCCCTGCAGGGGCCGGGCGGCAGCGGCACTCCGGGCTCGCCCGGGACGCTGACCTCCAACGGCCAGACCGCGTCGTCGATCAACCTGACGTGGGGCGCCTCCTCCGGCACCGTCACCGGCTACCGGGTCTACGAGGGCACCACGCAGCGGGCCCAGGTCACCGGCACCACCGCCTCGATCACCGGTCTCGCCACCTGCAGCAGCCACACCTACACGGTGAAGGCCTACAACGGCGTCGGCGAGTCGACGGCGAGCAACCCCGTCACCGTCTCCACGACGGGCTGCGTCGGCGTACCCGGGACCCCCGGCACGCTGAGCTCCACCGGCACCACCGCGTCGTCGATCTCCCTGTCGTGGGGCGCGTCGTCCGGCACGGTCACCGGTTACCGGGTCTACGAGGGCTCCACCCAGGTCGCCACCGGCACCGGCACCACGGCTACCGTCTCCGGCCTGGGTGCCTGCACGACGCACACCTACACGGTGAAGGCCTACAACTCCGGCGGCGAGTCCGCCGCGAGCAACGCGGTCACCGCGTCGACGACCGGCTGCACCACCACGCCGGGCGCCCCGACCAACCTGACCGTCGGCACCGTCACCAACACCTCGATCGCGCTGTCATGGGGTGCCGCCTCCGGCACCGTCACCGGCTACCGCGTCTACGAGGGCGGCACCCAGGTCGCCCAGGTCACCGGCACCTCCGCCACGATCTCCGGCCTCGGCACCTGCACCAGCCACACCTACACGGTGAAGGCCTACAACGCCAACGGTGAGGGTCCGGCGAGCTCCGCCGCGAGCGGCTCCACCACCGGCTGCACCGGCGGCGGCAACAAGCTGATGGGCTACTTCGTCGAGTGGGGCGTCTACCAGCGCCAGTACTTCGCGAAGAACATCCAGACCAGCGGCTCGGCCTCGAAGCTGACGCACATCAACTACGCGTTCGGCAACGTGACCAACGGCGCCTGCCAGATCGGTGACGCGTACGCCGACTACGACATGGCGTACACGACGGCGAACAGCGTCGACGGTGTCGCCGACACCTGGGACGCCGGTGCACTGCGCGGCAGCTTCAACCAGCTCCGCAAGCTCAAGCGGCTCAACCCCAACCTGAAGATCCTGTGGTCGTTCGGCGGCTGGACCTGGTCCGGCGGCTTCGGCCAGGCGGCGCAGAACCCGACCGCGTTCGCGAACTCCTGCTACAACCTGGTCGAGGACCCGCGCTGGGCAGATGTCTTCGACGGCATCGACATCGACTGGGAGTACCCGAACGCCTGTGGTCTCTCCTGTGACAGCAGCGGTGCGGCGGCCTTCAAGAACGTGATGCAGGCGCTGCGTACCCGGTTCGGCTCGTCCTACCTGGTGACGGCGGCCATCACGGCCGACGGCAGCAGCGGCGGCAAGATCGACGCCGCCGACTACGGCCCCGCGGCGGCGTACGTCGACTGGTACAACGTCATGACGTACGACTTCTTCGGTGCCTTCGCCGCGCAGGGCCCCACGGCCCCGCACTCGCCGCTGAACTGCTACTCGGGCATCCCGCAGGCGGGCTTCTGCACGGAGGCCGCGATCGCGAAGCTGAAGTCGAAGGGCGTGCCCGGCAGCAAGCTGCTGCCCGGCATCGGCTTCTACGGCCGAGGCTGGACCGGTGTCACCCAGACGGCACCCGGCGGCACCGCCACCGGTGCGGCACCCGGCACCTACGAGGCGGGCATCGAGGACTACAAGGTCCTCAAGAACACCTGCCCGCCCACGGCGACCTTCGCCGGCACGTCGTACGCCAAGTGCGGCAGCAACTGGTGGAGCTACGACACCCCGGCCACCATCGCCAGCAAGATGAGCTGGTCGAAGAGCCAGGGTCTCGGCGGTGCGTTCTTCTGGGAGCTCACCGGTGACACCACCAACGGTGAACTCATCACCGCGATGAAGAACGGTCTCAACTAG